One part of the Clostridia bacterium genome encodes these proteins:
- a CDS encoding ThuA domain-containing protein, translating into MKKALIVYGGWDGHDPVGVADVFEEILRKEGFEVDRSDDLKAYEGDLRQYDLLVPDWTMGDISGDGAWNVSEAVASGVGIAGCHAGLCDAFRNCDLWQFVTGAQFVAHPGGEVTYTVKMNRANPDPITDGIDDFEITSEQYYLHVDPAVNVLATIRFPTADWHHSVNGPVDVPACFTKRWGEGRVFYLSVGHNRYTFDIPQARELMRRGFLYAAR; encoded by the coding sequence ATGAAAAAAGCACTTATCGTTTACGGCGGGTGGGACGGACACGATCCCGTCGGCGTCGCGGACGTCTTTGAAGAGATACTCCGCAAAGAAGGCTTCGAGGTCGACCGTTCGGATGACCTGAAAGCGTACGAGGGCGACCTGAGGCAGTACGACCTGCTCGTGCCGGACTGGACTATGGGCGACATCTCCGGCGACGGCGCCTGGAACGTCAGTGAGGCGGTCGCCTCCGGAGTCGGCATCGCCGGATGCCACGCGGGGCTCTGCGACGCCTTCAGAAACTGCGACCTGTGGCAGTTCGTCACCGGCGCGCAGTTCGTCGCGCACCCGGGCGGCGAGGTCACCTATACGGTGAAGATGAACCGCGCCAACCCCGACCCGATAACCGACGGCATAGACGACTTCGAGATAACGAGCGAGCAGTATTACCTGCACGTCGACCCCGCGGTCAACGTGCTGGCGACGATCCGCTTCCCCACCGCCGACTGGCACCACTCCGTCAACGGGCCGGTGGACGTTCCCGCCTGCTTCACGAAGCGCTGGGGCGAGGGGCGCGTCTTCTATCTGAGCGTCGGGCACAACAGATACACCTTCGACATACCGCAGGCGCGGGAACTGATGCGCCGCGGATTCCTTTACGCAGCGAGGTAA
- a CDS encoding Gfo/Idh/MocA family oxidoreductase translates to MNIGIVGCGNISGIYLDNLTGRFKNVSVAAVADLDENRAREKAERYGVRVMTLDEMLADGGIDLILNLTTPLSHYSINKKVLLAGKHVYVEKPLALNYAEGKELIELAESRGLYVGCAPDTFLGAGIQTCCEQIKSGAIGRPVAGSAFMMCHGHEGWHPSPDFYYDYGGGPLFDMGPYYVTALVRMLGRAESVFAYCGRGSDTRVIGSEPRRGEVIPVKVDTHDAGLIRFANGAIVTLVTSFDVWNHWMPIMQIYGTDGSLNAPDPNNFGGEVKVATQENMDFHDVPLVSGYVENMRGMGVSELALALEEGRVNNASGRLGLHVLEIMDGFVRSSAERREVKLESSPSDPVPLDWSAPVGELRTK, encoded by the coding sequence ATGAATATAGGCATAGTCGGATGCGGCAACATCAGCGGCATCTATCTCGATAACCTCACGGGCAGGTTCAAAAACGTCTCCGTCGCCGCCGTCGCGGACCTCGACGAAAACCGCGCGCGAGAGAAGGCGGAGCGCTACGGCGTCCGCGTGATGACGCTCGACGAAATGCTCGCGGACGGCGGGATCGACCTGATACTCAACCTCACGACTCCGCTGAGCCACTACTCCATAAACAAAAAAGTCCTGCTCGCCGGCAAGCACGTCTACGTCGAAAAGCCGCTGGCGCTCAACTACGCCGAGGGCAAGGAGCTGATCGAGCTGGCGGAAAGCAGGGGGCTTTACGTCGGCTGCGCGCCGGACACCTTCCTCGGCGCGGGCATACAGACCTGCTGCGAGCAGATAAAGAGCGGCGCGATAGGCAGACCCGTCGCGGGCTCGGCGTTCATGATGTGCCACGGGCACGAGGGCTGGCATCCCTCGCCCGATTTCTACTACGACTACGGCGGCGGGCCGCTGTTCGACATGGGCCCGTACTACGTCACCGCGCTCGTGCGCATGCTCGGCAGGGCGGAGAGCGTCTTCGCCTACTGCGGACGCGGCAGCGACACCCGCGTCATCGGCAGCGAGCCGAGGCGCGGCGAGGTGATTCCGGTGAAGGTCGACACGCACGACGCGGGGCTGATCCGCTTCGCGAACGGCGCGATAGTCACGCTCGTGACGAGCTTCGACGTATGGAACCACTGGATGCCGATAATGCAGATTTACGGCACCGACGGCTCGCTGAACGCGCCCGACCCGAACAACTTCGGCGGCGAAGTCAAGGTCGCCACACAGGAGAATATGGACTTCCACGACGTTCCGCTCGTCTCCGGCTACGTGGAGAATATGCGCGGGATGGGCGTTTCCGAGCTCGCGCTCGCGCTCGAGGAGGGACGCGTCAACAACGCCTCCGGCCGCCTCGGGCTGCACGTGCTGGAGATAATGGACGGCTTTGTCCGCAGCAGCGCCGAGCGCCGCGAGGTGAAGCTCGAAAGCTCCCCCTCCGACCCCGTACCGCTCGACTGGTCCGCGCCCGTCGGCGAGCTGCGAACGAAGTGA